A region from the Gammaproteobacteria bacterium genome encodes:
- the ruvC gene encoding crossover junction endodeoxyribonuclease RuvC — MTARILGIDPGSRRTGFGVIEVRGGRTSYVVSGHLRTEGDSLPERLKSIYEGISQIVTEYTPSELAIERVFVRLNVDTALKLGQARGAAICAAVMQDLPVFEYSPTEIKKAIAGKGHADKEQIQFMVRTLLNLPGLPQQDAADALACALCHRHTRQSVNYLKEAHA; from the coding sequence ATGACGGCGCGTATCCTCGGTATTGATCCCGGTTCCCGCCGCACCGGTTTTGGTGTGATTGAAGTGCGTGGCGGCCGCACGTCGTACGTGGTGAGTGGCCATTTGCGTACGGAGGGCGATTCTCTGCCGGAGCGGTTGAAGTCCATCTACGAAGGCATCAGCCAGATTGTGACTGAATATACGCCCAGCGAATTGGCGATCGAGCGCGTGTTTGTGCGCTTGAATGTCGATACGGCGCTGAAATTAGGGCAGGCGCGCGGCGCGGCGATTTGCGCGGCGGTGATGCAAGACTTGCCAGTGTTTGAATATTCCCCGACGGAAATTAAAAAAGCAATTGCCGGCAAAGGTCATGCCGATAAAGAACAAATTCAATTTATGGTGCGTACTTTGTTGAACTTGCCGGGATTGCCACAGCAGGACGCGGCGGATGCGCTGGCGTGTGCCTTGTGCCATCGCCATACGCGGCAGTCAGTGAATTATTTGAAGGAGGCGCACGCATGA
- a CDS encoding YebC/PmpR family DNA-binding transcriptional regulator encodes MAGHSKWANIRHRKGAQDAKRGKMFTKIIREITVSAQIGADPHSNPRLRTAIDKALDQNMTRDTIDRAIKRGSGETGGADYEEIRYEGYGPGGVAVMVDCMTDNRNRTVGEVRHAFTKCGGNLGTSGSVAYLFTEAGVINFAKGTSEDQVMEAALEAGAEDVITHDDGSLEVLTSPTAFAGVKEAIQKTGLTPESAEVTMRASTSAALGLDDAQKMVRLLEMLEDLDDVQHVYSNADIPDEIMAQL; translated from the coding sequence ATGGCAGGTCATAGTAAGTGGGCCAATATCCGCCACCGCAAGGGAGCCCAGGACGCCAAGCGTGGCAAGATGTTTACCAAGATAATCCGTGAGATCACGGTGTCGGCGCAGATCGGCGCCGATCCCCATTCCAATCCGCGGTTGCGGACAGCGATCGATAAGGCGCTGGATCAGAACATGACCCGCGACACCATCGACCGGGCGATCAAGCGCGGCAGCGGTGAGACGGGCGGCGCTGATTACGAGGAGATCCGTTACGAGGGGTATGGTCCCGGCGGGGTGGCGGTGATGGTGGATTGCATGACGGACAACCGCAACCGGACGGTGGGCGAGGTGCGCCATGCCTTTACCAAGTGCGGCGGCAATCTCGGGACTTCAGGATCAGTGGCTTATCTCTTCACCGAGGCAGGGGTGATTAACTTCGCCAAGGGGACGAGCGAGGACCAGGTGATGGAAGCAGCGCTGGAGGCTGGCGCCGAGGACGTGATTACCCATGACGATGGCTCGCTGGAGGTGCTGACTTCGCCGACGGCCTTTGCCGGGGTGAAAGAGGCCATACAAAAAACAGGGCTAACGCCGGAGAGCGCGGAGGTGACGATGCGGGCCTCGACCAGCGCGGCCTTGGGTTTGGATGACGCACAAAAGATGGTACGCTTGCTCGAGATGTTGGAAGACCTGGATGATGTGCAGCATGTGTATTCCAATGCCGACATCCCGGACGAAATTATGGCGCAGTTGTAG